One Malassezia restricta chromosome III, complete sequence DNA segment encodes these proteins:
- a CDS encoding cell division cycle 20-like protein 1, cofactor of APC complex: MADLPRTPRKDRTKAYTSTYGDRFIPSRDGTDLQAAFQLLPEEIWTPGGRHKRKKMPDVDAQMEEANETYSMLLSSELFGTDRPVTSSPSSHGNWGALSPTRTGSTTPLTNSPSAVRTYRADSMPTSTSKKNLLSFRNPASSSTTPVSRRTMMMNPSSSRIRDAATLDNDVADLYGSVARSSSFVSPSVSPASTPTGGVLSPFEQIDSPIHTAYSTSPVKPESQRLLMNARVSSRVISKVPYKVLDAPELADDFYLNLVDWSQQDVLAVGLNKCVYLWSAKTSGVTKLCDLQGTQDSITGLNWSEQGQYLAVGTQSGLVQIWDVEREKLLRTMLGHTARVGAIAWNHHILTTGSRDRNIYHRDVRVPEHHIKTLQAHRQEVCGLKWNAACDQLASGGNDNKLLIWHGLSDTPLHRFNEHTAAVKAIAWSPHQQGLLASGGGTADMKIRFWNTQTGKPLSVIDTGSQVCNLAWNKTSNEIISTHGYSSSNMHNQIQLWRYPSLSQVATLTGHTMRVLYLAMSPSGKSIVTGAGDETLRFWDLNTPAREQQDRMDDRSLQSSFMKLR, translated from the exons ATGGCAGACCTACCCAGGACGCCTCGAAAAGACAGGACCAAGGCATACACAAGCACTTATGGTGACCGGTTTATCCCGAGTCGTGATGGAACTGATTTGCAAGCGGCGTTTCAGCTATTGCCAGAAGAGATCTGGACGCCCGGAGGTCGGCACAAGCGAAAAAAAATGCCCGATGTTGATGCACAAATGG AAGAAGCGAACGAAACCTATTCCATGCTTCTCAGTTCTGAATTATTCGGTACGGACCGGCCCGTGACCTCGTCGCCATCTTCGCATGGTAATTGGGGTGCCCTTTCACCGACACGAACAGGCAGTACGACTCCACTCACCAACTCGCCTTCTGCTGTGCGTACGTATCGTGCCGACTCTATGCCCACGTCTACATCCAAAAAGAACTTGCTGAGTTTTCGAAATCCTGCGTCGTCTTCAACGACGCCAGTGAGTCGGCGTACCATGATGATGAATCCGTCCTCAAGCCGCATACGAGACGCAGCGACATTGGATAATGACGTGGCAGATTTGTACGGATCAGTCGCGCGTAGCTCGTCCTTTGTATCTCCTAGTGTATCGCCGGCGAGTACGCCCACAGGTGGCGTACTGTCGCCGTTTGAGCAAATTGACTCCCCGATCCATACGGCCTACAGTACATCGCCGGTGAAGCCTGAGAGTCAACGCCTGTTGATGAATGCGCGTGTATCTTCGCGCGTCATTAGCAAAGTGCCGTacaaggtgctggatgcgccggAGCTCGCCGATGATTTTTACCTCAACCTGGTGGACTGGTCGCAGCAAGATGTATTGGCTGTGGGTCTGAACAAATGTGTGTACCTGTGGTCTGCCAAGACCTCAGGCGTGACGAAGCTGTGTGACCTGCAAGGCACGCAGGACAGTATTACGGGTCTCAACTGGTCCGAGCAGGGCCAGTACCTAGCGGTTGGTACGCAGTCGGGTCTTGTTCAGATCTGGGATGTCGAGAGAGAAAAGCTGTTACGGACCATGCTGGGACACACGGCTCGGGTGGGTGCGATTGCATGGAACCATCATATCCTGACGACGGGATCGCGTGATCGGAACATATATCACCGTGACGTGCGTGTCCCCGAGCACCATATCAAGACACTGCAGGCGCACCGACAGGAGGTGTGTGGCCTTAAGTGGAATGCAGCATGTGACCAACTGGCCTCGGGGGGCAACGACAATAAGCTGTTGATTTGGCATGGGCTGTCAGATACGCCGCTGCATCGCTTCAACGAGCACACGGCTGCCGTGAAAGCGATTGCATGGAGTCCTCATCAGCAGGGTCTGCTGGCATCCGGCGGAGGTACAGCTGATATGAAGATCCGCTTTTGGAACACACAGACTGGTAAGCCACTTTCGGTGATCGACACGGGCAGCCAGGTGTGCAATCTTGCGTGGAACAAAACGTCGAATGAGATTATCAGCACCCATGGCTACTCGAGTTCGAACATGCACAACCAGATCCAGCTGTGGCGATACCCATCGTTGTCTCAGGTCGCAACACTGACAGGCCACACGATGCGTGTGTTGTACTTGGCCATGAGCCCATCCGGCAAGTCGATCGTGACGGGTGCGGGTGATGAGACGCTGCGGTTCTGGGACCTGAACACACCTGCGCGAGAGCAACAAGACCGCATGGACGATCGAAGCCTGCAGTCCTCCTTTATGAAACTCCGTTAA
- a CDS encoding GMP synthase (glutamine-hydrolyzing), with protein MSQEIHSQYDSILILDFGSQYSHIITRRCRELNVYCEMLPCTQKMADLAWKPKGIILSGSPYSVYDDVAPRVDPAVFTYGVPVLGICYGLQEMAWNHGGHVDPHDTREYGHATIQVLQTGNSVCDALLGGIGSDLTVWMSHGDQLSKMPDNFEVIAHTATAPYAAIAHKEKPFYGIQFHAEVTHTTCGKAIFENFVDRICGCKRNWTMETFIDKEIARIRELVGPTSRVIGAISGGVDSSVAAKIMHEAIGDRFHAIMVDNGVLRMDEAKQVHDMLSTHLGVQLTVVDASDLFLSRLKDVEDPEKKRKIIGNTFIEVFEREAERLEKEAEAQAATTGSGKYEFLLQGTLYPDVIESISFKGPSATIKTHHNVGGLLEDMKLKLIEPLRELFKDEVRELGMLMGIPKHLVMRHPFPGPGLAIRILGPVTREQVKLLQQVDRIYLDEIWKAGVYNDISQAFAVLLPVRAVGVQGDKRTYDQVIALRAASTSDFMTATWYPFDYALLSRISNRITNEVQGVNRVVLDVSSKPPATIEWL; from the coding sequence ATGAGCCAGGAGATCCACAGCCAGTACGACTCGATCTTGATTCTTGACTTTGGCTCGCAGTACTCGCATATTATTACGCGCCGATGCCGCGAGCTGAATGTGTACTGCGAGAtgctgccatgcacgcaAAAGATGGCGGATCTTGCATGGAAGCCCAAGGGTATCATTCTCTCGGGCTCGCCGTACTCGGTGTACGATGATGTGGCTCCGCGCGTGGATCCTGCTGTCTTTACGTACGGAGTCCCGGTACTGGGTATATGCTACGGGCTGCAGGAAATGGCATGGAACCACGGCGGCCACGTCGATCCGCACGACACTCGGGAGTATGGCCACGCTACGATCCAAGTGCTGCAGACGGGCAACAGCGTGTGCGACGCGTTGCTGGGTGGAATTGGATCTGACTTGACGGTGTGGATGTCGCACGGTGATCAACTGTCCAAGATGCCTGACAACTTCGAAGTCATCGCCCACacagccacggcgccctACGCTGCCATCGCGCACAAGGAAAAGCCGTTCTATGGCATCCAGTTCCATGCTGAAGTGACGCACACCACCTGCGGTAAAGCTATTTTCGAAAACTTTGTCGACCGGATCTGTGGATGCAAGCGCAACTGGACCATGGAGACGTTTATTGACAAGGAAATCGCTCGTATCCGTGAATTGGTCGGTCCTACGAGCCGTGTGATTGGCGCCATCTCTGGTGGTGTGGACAGCAGCGTGGCTGCCAAGATCATGCATGAAGCCATCGGCGATCGCTTCCATGCCATCATGGTCGACAacggcgtgctgcgcatggacgaggccaagcaggTACACGACATGCTTTCCACGCACCTGGGTGTACAGTTGACCGTCGTGGATGCCTCGGATCTGTTCCTAAGTCGCCTCAAGGACGTGGAAGACCCGGAGAAGAAGCGCAAAATCATCGGAAACACGTTTATTGAGGTGTTTGAGCGCGAAGCCGAGCGGCTCGAGaaggaggccgaggcccaGGCGGCCACCACGGGCTCGGGCAAGTACGAGTTCCTCCTACAGGGCACGCTGTACCCGGACGTGATTGAGAGCATCAGCTTCAAGGGCCCCAGTGCCACGATCAAGACGCACCACAACGTGGGCGGCCTGCTCGAGGACATGAAGCTCAAGCTGATTGAgccgctgcgtgagctGTTCAAGGACGAGGTTCGTGAACTCGGCATGCTTATGGGCATACCCAAGCATCTCGTCATGCGCCATCCCTTCCCTGGCCCTGGCCTGGCGATCCGTATTCTCGGTCCTGTCACGCGTGAGCAGGTCAAGTTGCTGCAGCAGGTTGACCGGATCTATCTGGACGAGATCTGGAAGGCGGGCGTGTACAACGACATCAGCCAGGCATttgctgtgctgctgccCGTGCGTGCGGTGGGTGTACAGGGTGACAAGCGGACATACGATCAGGTGATTGCCCTGCGTGCGGCATCAACGAGCGATTTTATGACTGCGACGTGGTATCCATTTGACTATGCACTGCTGTCTCGCATTTCGAATCGCATTACGAACGAGGTCCAGGGCGTAAATCGTGTCGTGCTTGATGTGTCGTCGAAGCCGCCTGCAACCATCGAGTGGCTGTAA
- a CDS encoding cell cycle arrest protein BUB3, which translates to MAFPEFRVAGIGEPVSSLAFYPDASSTRRSRHLLVGSWDKFVRVYDVSDGAAGADGVRMLQSFEHPAAVLDVAWINESLAASACLDRRVRLLNTENGQSVILGKHEQGVSRLRYDPHTQLLFSGSWDATLKVWDPIRGADASLCHTLALPGKVFAMDVSPRTPSAPPRLVVAMSERSVFIFKTHQLREAVNGQDALWEPEQRRESSLKFMLRDVRCMPDGEGYVTSSVEGRVAVEFFRMDAQVQANKYAFKCHRKEVDGIDVVYPIHAIAFHPIYGTFATCGGDAHCALWDPKAKKRIRQYVLPSPVSTAAFSADGSVLVIASGAENLETAGSEAHDVLLHVKYVVDEAKPKSKSDK; encoded by the coding sequence ATGGCCTTTCCCGAGTTTCGCGTGGCGGGTATAGGCGAGCCGGTCTCGTCCCTCGCCTTTTACCCTGATGCATCATCGACACGCAGAAGCCGTCATCTTCTCGTGGGAAGCTGGGATAAGTTTGTGCGTGTGTACGATGTGAGCGACGGTGCTGCCGGCGCTGATGGCGTTCGTATGCTGCAATCGTTTGAGCACCCGGCTGCCGTGCTCGACGTGGCATGGATCAACGAGTCTCTTGCGGCGAGTGCATGCCTCGATCGTCGAGTTCGTCTACTCAATACGGAAAATGGACAATCGGTGATACTGGGAAAGCATGAGCAAGGTGTCAGTCGCCTTCGCTACGATCCGCACACCCAGCTCTTGTTCTCTGGCTCCTGGGATGCGACTTTGAAGGTTTGGGATCCTATTCGCGGTGCGGATGCGTCACTGTGCCATACCCTCGCGCTCCCTGGCAAGGTATTTGCGATGGACGTATCGCCTCGCACGCCATCTGCGCCACCGCGTCTGGTGGTGGCGATGTCGGAGCGATCCGTGTTTATTTTCAAGACGCATCAGCTGCGTGAGGCTGTCAATGGCCAAGATGCGTTATGGGAGCcggagcagcgccgcgagagCAGTCTGAAGTTCATGCTACGAGAtgtgcgatgcatgccTGACGGCGAAGGATACGTCACATCGTCTGTCGAGGGTCGTGTCGCGGTGGAGTTTTTCCGTATGGAcgcgcaggtgcaggcCAACAAGTACGCGTTCAAGTGCCATCGCAAGGAGGTGGATGGTATCGATGTTGTATACCCTATTCATGCCATCGCTTTTCATCCTATCTACGGTACGTTTGCTACGTGCGGTGGCGACGCACACTGCGCGCTGTGGGATCCAAAGGCCAAGAAGCGTATCCGGCAGTATGTGCTGCCTTCGCCTGTCAGCACAGCGGCCTTTAGCGCGGACGGCAGTGTCCTAGTGATAGCCAGCGGCGCAGAAAACCTAGAGACGGCCGGCTCGGAAGCCCACGACGTGCTCCTGCACGTCAAGTATGtggtcgacgaggccaagcCTAAGAGCAAGTCCGACAAGTAG
- a CDS encoding cystathionine gamma-synthase, producing MADVASASHASGVMPHIPVGEPIPPNVSHAVSVSLPKWQDIVDYEEGRLTNTMQTGYPRFFIHHSIQKLSRILLDKFAKPNEDCILFVTPQHASQCRDFMHAMHQRQHPGMPPIPIRIVRFSMLAHPTQDDHKVSMPNPDDTAIRLYIVLFDREHFPLAKQFWQHTGLGISSRVADHCMRIIAHNASLLTPAGSQHEPRHHASLTQGVTTRGGGFGRRRYQSSRSLDALYSEPSPPSSSSNAVDTKDDEEGLTHEHSVFVEERFGRNLPFALAKDAKVALRRRIAGTLLGALEDEPEERSVSARKVSGVSEHDVFLFPSGMSSIYHAHQTLMLLQYMTQKGEPVTKEACEHALRTMPDPSFVGRHLPVGKSVCFGFPYTDTLKVLQKWGPGCHFFGRGTDDDLTALEQLLESQPPHEPKIHALFCEFPSNPLLRSADLPRIRRLADKYDFCVVIDETVGNFVNVEVLPYADLVVSSLTKVFSGDCNVMSGSLVLNPQSKHADALRAVLSANYLDIFWMEDAIFLERNSRDFVARIARIDKNAEAVADYMYAQSRAGGQADSVLMCAYYPKYVTREHYETCRRHEPYDDRVGSARQGGFGGLLSVEFVTQAAARAFYDALECAKGPSLGTNCTLACPYTLLAHYAELDWAAEMDVSDKLVRVSIGLEDTDALLRAFSAALAAAAAQA from the coding sequence ATGGCGGATGTAGCAAGCGCGTCCCATGCAAGTGGCGTGATGCCGCACATTCCCGTCGGCGAGCCGATCCCTCCGAATGTCTCGCATGCCGTCTCGGTATCTCTGCCGAAGTGGCAAGATATCGTCGACTATGAAGAAGGTCGTCTTACCAACACGATGCAGACAGGCTACCCGCGCTTCTTTATCCATCACTCGATTCAGAAACTCTCACGCATTCTGCTGGACAAATTTGCCAAGCCGAACGAAGACTGTATTCTCTTCGTCACTCCGCAGCATGCTTCGCAGTGCCGCGACTTTatgcatgccatgcaccaGCGTCAGCACCCAGGCATGCCACCGATCCCGATTCGCATTGTGCGCTTCAGTATGCTGGCGCACCCGACCCAAGACGATCACAAGGTAAGCATGCCGAATCCGGACGACACAGCGATCCGTCTGTATATCGTGCTGTTCGATCGCGAGCACTTTCCGCTCGCCAAGCAATTCTGGCAGCACACGGGTCTCGGCATCTCGAGTCGTGTGGCTGATCActgcatgcgcatcatcgCTCACAATGCATCGCTGCTGACGCCTGCTGGATCGCAGCATGAGCCGCGCCATCATGCATCACTCACGCAGGGCGTCACGACCCGGGGCGGCGGCTTTGGTCGCCGCCGCTACCAATCGTCGCGGTCGTTGGATGCTCTCTACTCTGAACCCAGCCCTCCTTCCTCATCTTCGAATGCCGTGGATACCaaagacgacgaggaaggACTCACGCACGAGCACAGCGTGTTTGTTGAGGAGCGCTTCGGACGCAACTTGCCATTCGCTCTGGCCAAGGATGCCAAGGTGGCTTTGCGCCGCCGAATCGCTGGTACGCTCTTGGGTGCACTGGAGGATGAGCCCGAGGAGCGCTCCGTGAGTGCGCGCAAGGTGTCAGGCGTGAGCGAACATGACGTATTCCTGTTCCCCAGCGGCATGAGCAGTATTTACCATGCCCATCAAACcctgatgctgctgcagtaCATGACGCAAAAAGGCGAGCCCGTGACGAAAGAGGCATGTGAACATGCCCTGCGGACCATGCCCGATCCGAGCTTCGTAGGCCGGCATCTACCGGTCGGCAAGTCGGTGTGCTTTGGCTTTCCGTACACCGACACCCTCAAGGTTCTGCAAAAATGGGGTCCCGGCTGCCACTTTTTCGGGCGCGGCACAGACGACGACTTGACGGccctcgagcagctcctcgagTCACAGCCCCCCCACGAACCCAAGATCCATGCATTGTTTTGCGAATTCCCCAGCAATCCTCTACTGCGCTCTGCCGACTTGCCGCGGATCCGCCGGCTGGCTGACAAGTATGACTTTTGCGTCGTCATCGACGAGACGGTCGGCAACTTTGTGAATGTGGAAGTCTTGCCATACGCTGACTTGGTGGTGTCGAGTCTGACGAAGGTGTTTTCGGGCGACTGCAACGTCATGAGTGGCTCGCTCGTGTTGAACCCGCAGTCCAAgcatgccgacgcgctACGCGCTGTCCTGTCTGCGAACTACCTTGACATCTTTTGGATGGAAGATGCGATTTTCCTCGAGCGCAACTCTCGCGACTTTGTCgcacgcatcgcgcgcattGACAAGAATGCCGAGGCTGTGGCCGACTACATGTACGCACAGAGCCGCGCGGGCGGCCAGGCAGACAGTGTGTTGATGTGTGCCTATTATCCGAAATACGTGACGCGTGAGCATTACGAGACCTGTCGCCGCCATGAGCCGTACGACGATCGCGTAGGCAGCGCGAGGCAGGGCGGCTTCGGTGGTCTGCTCTCGGTCGAATTCGTGACACAAGCCGCCGCACGCGCCTTCTATGATGCCCTCGAGTGTGCCAAGGGTCCATCGCTCGGCACGAACTGCACACTGGCCTGCCCCTACACACTCCTGGCCCACTATGCTGAGCTCGACTGGGCCGCCGAGATGGATGTGAGTGATaagctcgtgcgtgtgaGTATTGGGCTGGAAGACacggatgcgctgctgcgtgccttTTCCGCagcgctcgccgccgccgccgcccaggcCTAA
- a CDS encoding syntaxin 5 has protein sequence MAFPAGSAYALSVKDRTVEFHSILTKYAGSAPASTTASQARPTAAHAEFSRRAQAISHDLSQTTAKLDRLSQLARRKTLFDDRPVEISELTYIIKHDIAGLNRQLAELQPYSMARGSRPSRADEHRGNVVTMLQSSLANTTTNFQDILEVRTQNMKASKDRSEQFFQGAVSPAMEQQRSKSPLYTLARGPEPVAKLHHRGTPSQQALPDDETHATDKGFLALDMMETGGMQQQQLLLNEFEDQQSSYLQQRSSAIESIESTISELGQIFGQLAHMVAQQGEMVQRIDDDVMHVSDNVEGARRELLKYYTSIANNRWLMLKIFGVLIVFFLLFILVS, from the exons ATGGCGTTCCCTGCAGGATCGGCCTACGCCTTGTCTGTCAAGGACCGCACGGTCGAATTTCACAGCATACTAACAAAATATGCCGGCAGCGCCCCAGCATCCACGACTGCGTCGCAGGCTCGGCCtacagcggcacatgcagaATTCTCGCGACGAGCTCAGGCTATATCGCATGATCTGAGCCAAACCACGGCCAAGCTGGATCGGCTTTCccagctcgcgcgccgaaAGACGCTCTTTGATGACAGACCTGTGGAGATTTCTGAGCTTACTTACATTATCAAGCACGATATCGCTGGTCTGAATCGTCAGttggccgagctgcagccATATTCGATGGCTCGTGGTTCGCGACCGAGTCGCGCGGACGAGCATCGCGGTAATGTCGTCACGATGCTGCAGTCCTCGCTCGCAAATACCACCACCAATTTCCAAGATATTCTGGAAGTGCGGACGCAGAACATGAAGGCGTCCAAAGACCGCTCCGAACAGTTTTTCCAGGGCGCCGTCTCGCCGGCCATGGAGCAGCAAAGATCCAAGTCGCCCCTGTATACGCTGGCACGTGGGCCTGAGCCCGTAGCCAAGCTGCATCACCGCGGAACACCCAGCCAGCAGGCACTCCCCGATGACGAGACTCACGCGACAGACAAGGGATTTCTTGCCCTGGACATGATGGAAACGGGcggcatgcagcagcagcagcttcTGCTGAACGAGTTCGAAGACCAACAGTCTTCCTacctgcagcagcgctctAGTGCGATCGAGTCGATCGAGTCGACGATCTCCGAGCTGGGCCAGATCTTCGGTCAACTCGCGCACATGGTAGCTCAGCAGGGCGAAATGGTACAGCggatcgacgacgatgTGATGCATGTATCCGATAATGTCGAGGGCGCGCGTCGAGAATTGCTCAAGTACTATACCAGCATTGCGAATAACCGCTGGCTCATGCTCAAGATTTTCGGCGTCTTGATCGTCTTCTTCCTGC TGTTCATCCTGGTCTCCTGA
- a CDS encoding succinate dehydrogenase (ubiquinone) cytochrome b560 subunit: MSLFMASRLLRAPLRQTACVLGTARMAPCAIHTSAKVQGLPWAKNVPTTSMTEEQDLQHLNARRNDRPISPHVEIYQPQLTWCSSIAHRVTGVGLSGALYASAVAYVAAPYMGLGELVSSASLVDVVSHMPVWAKLLVKAPLAAAFSYHSLNGIRHLLWDWALCTTLRSSYAAGYAVIGLTGVATVGLCML; the protein is encoded by the coding sequence ATGAGTCTGTTTATGGCTTCACGCTTGCTCCGCGCCCCGCTGCGCCAGACTGCATGTGTGCTGGGTACCGCCCGTATGGCCCCATGTGCCATCCACACGTCTGCCAAGGTGCAGGGCCTTCCTTGGGCAAAGAACGTGCCTACGACTTCGATGACGGAGGAGCAGGACCTCCAGCACCTGAATGCCCGTCGTAATGATCGCCCCATTTCGCCCCACGTCGAGATTTACCAGCCCCAGCTTACATGGTGCAGTTCGATTGCGCACCGTGTTACCGGTGTCGGTCTGAGTGGTGCGCTCTACGCGTCCGCTGTAGCCTACGTGGCTGCTCCATACATGGGTTTGGGTGAGCTCGTTTCGTctgcctcgctcgtggatGTGGTGTCGCACATGCCCGTGTgggccaagctgctggtCAAGGCGCCCCTGGCTGCTGCCTTTAGCTACCACTCCTTGAACGGCATCCGTCATCTTTTGTGGGACTGGGCTCTTTGCACGACGCTCCGCTCGTCGTACGCTGCCGGCTACGCTGTCATTGGCCTCACAGGCGTCGCTACCGTCGGTCTCTGCATGTTGTAA
- a CDS encoding gamma-tubulin complex component 2, producing MSTPHGQAPPSVHRASRSIPFTPGRANSRGAAMSAKQYDRYLRRLSAVEHSTRRVMGAARHTPSSALHEEEETTPIARTPSHIRLPPMIQKLDRGPSPVPPPVPETRAMSSESYLDEASFVLNPLSGRLPPSRKEPQTLEASHHVPSLALADTTLQDVLLVEDLLYVLIGIEGNYVQYAPDFKPDDLGHRLNGARYVIDAALNPSIRELVERILPLASYYTSICAFVDCESGLEYGTVMHALCAAVRQQLDAYEELVTEMEERLLSSPDFTLQQMWLTMHPMLRTLGLIHSVTSDIASITHADVLPRDDEPDEDEEDESSEAGYDSDASQLERDRRALLGLDDGLEQGIVGGIVKGGEVLSKLWDRLTQLGGDPVAHTLFLALFREASQPYARTLLRWITSGVLLDPYEEFMVVEDARVTRASLESNPTDEYWECRYMLRDERFYAQQEQRARDGDPGADDVDEARGELTGGAKIPAFLEPWKHKILLAGKYLNAIRECGIDVSNAQSERVQTLFGTQDAHVEAYLALDAKLERVVMDDEAFSVCIERAYQRANAALLRLLKWDKDIIGRLCALKHYFFFSQSDFLHTFLDQSEHELRKIVDPQRIRETTLLRLQTQLDTALGSSDSVGFMDPYREDLRVDLAKERAYDQLQRIADTKGVVEIAKLRAKQQAERQQQGTREVAMYLLQFDVHVQFPVSLVISKKNILRWQFIHRCLLLFKLLERALTDVWVDQTMSWRRRRDKRPHAAPMERWKMRVHLLRQRMLLLVQQLLAFYTIEIIEPNWHELERKLHEAQSVDEFMKHHFDFLNTCRKECMLTDYRYLECHRKLMNTITAFTESKLRFAEQCEAMQQAVDAWYERGDETASPPALVDEGDILTKIEASWNKHSRTFRDVVNLLSTTDNPAALPLAYRLQTTLR from the coding sequence ATGTCGACGCCGCAtggccaggcgccgccctcgGTGCATCGTGCATCGCGGTCAATTCCGTTCACCCCTGGCCGTGCGAATAGTCGCGGCGCGGCTATGAGTGCGAAGCAATATGACCGGTATCTTCGTCGGCTATCGGCCGTCGAGCACTCGACACGACGCGTCATGggcgctgctcgtcatACGCCCTCAAGTGCCTTGCACGAGGAAGAGGAAACTACGCCGATCGCTCGAACGCCCTCGCATATCAGGCTGCCACCTATGATCCAGAAACTCGATCGCGGTCCTTCACCCGTGCCACCGCCCGTGCCTGAGACTCGAGCCATGTCATCGGAATCCTACCTCGACGAAGCCTCGTTTGTTCTCAACCCACTGAGTGGACGCCTGCCTCCCTCCCGCAAAGAGCCCCAGACGCTCGAAGCATCGCACCATGTCCCAAGCTTGGCGCTGGCGGACACGACTCTCCAGGACGTGCTCCTCGTGGAAGACTTGCTGTACGTCTTGATTGGCATCGAAGGCAACTATGTCCAATACGCCCCTGACTTCAAGCCCGACGATCTCGGTCACAGGCTGAATGGCGCCCGTTACGTGATCGATGCCGCACTGAACCCATCTATTCGTGAACTTGTCGAACGCATCCTGCCGCTCGCAAGCTACTACACATCCATCTGTGCTTTTGTCGACTGCGAATCAGGCCTCGAATACGGCACAGTCATGCACGCTTTgtgcgctgctgtgcgGCAACAGCTCGATGCGTACGAAGAGCTCGTGACAGAGATGGAGGAGCGCTTACTGAGCTCGCCAGATTTCACGCTGCAGCAAATGTGGCTCACCATGCATCCGATGCTGCGCACGTTGGGGCTGATTCACTCTGTCACATCGGACATCGCCAGTATTACGCATGCCGACGTTCTGCCCCGGGACGATGAGCCagacgaggacgaggaggacgaaTCCTCGGAGGCAGGCTACGATAGCGACGCATCACAACTAGAACGCGATCGTCGCGCTTTGCTAGGCCTCGATGACGGACTTGAGCAGGGTATCGTAGGCGGCATCGTCAAGGGCGGAGAAGTGCTTTCCAAGCTCTGGGATCGCCTCACGCAACTGGGCGGCGACCCCGTGGCGCATACATTGTTTTTGGCTCTGTTCCGTGAAGCATCACAGCCCTACGCTCGCACACTTTTGCGTTGGATCACGTCAGGCGTGCTCCTCGATCCGTATGAAGAGTTTATGGTCGTGGAAGATGCACGTGTCACACGCGCGAGCCTCGAATCCAATCCGACCGATGAGTACTGGGAATGCCGATACATGCTCCGTGATGAGCGCTTTTATGCACAGCAAGAACAACGGGCACGCGATGGCGATCCCGGAGCAGACGATGTGGACGAAGCGCGAGGCGAACTGACCGGTGGCGCCAAGATCCCCGCCTTTCTGGAACCTTGGAAGCACAAAATCCTGCTGGCCGGCAAGTACCTCAATGCCATACGCGAATGCGGTATTGATGTCTCCAACGCACAGTCCGAACGCGTTCAAACACTGTTTGGGACCCAGGACGCACACGTCGAGGCGTACCTGGCCCTGGACGCCAAGttggagcgcgtcgtcatggacgacgaggcgttCTCCGTGTGTATCGAACGTGCCTACCAACGCGCCAACGCGGCGCTATTGCGTTTGCTCAAGTGGGACAAGGACATTATCGGCCGCTTATGTGCGCTCAAACACTACTTTTTCTTCTCTCAGTCGGATTTCCTGCACACGTTTCTCGATCAGTCCGAGCACGAACTTCGCAAAATTGTGGATCCACAACGCATTCGCGAAACGACACTGCTGCGACTCCAGACACAACTCGAcacggcgctcggcagctCTGACAGCGTAGGTTTCATGGATCCATACCGGGAAGACTTGCGCGTGGACTTGGCCAAAGAGCGTGCCTACGATCAGCTGCAGCGTATCGCCGATACCAAAGGCGTCGTCGAGATCGCCAAATTGCGGGCGAAGCAGCAGGCAGAACGACAACAGCAAGGCACACGGGAAGTGGCCATGTACCTGCTTCAATTCGACGTGCACGTCCAATTTCCAGTATCGCTCGTCATCTCCAAGAAAAACATCCTCCGCTGGCAGTTTATTCATCGCTGTCTCCTCCTGTTCAAACTCTTGGAGCGTGCACTGACAGACGTATGGGTAGATCAGACCATGTCatggaggcggcggcgtgaCAAGCGACCCCATGCAGCACCGATGGAGCGGTGGAAAATGCGGGTACATCTCTTGCGGCAGCGCATGTTGCTGCTTGTACAGCAGCTCCTCGCCTTTTACACGATCGAGATCATCGAGCCGAACTGGCACGAACTTGAGCGCAAGCTGCACGAGGCACAGTCGGTGGACGAATTCATGAAGCACCACTTTGACTTTTTAAACACGTGCCGAAAAGAGTGCATGCTGACGGACTATCGATACCTGGAATGCCACAGAAAGCTCATGAATACGATCACCGCCTTCACAGAAAGCAAGCTGCGCTTCGCCGAGCAATGCGAGGCCATGCAACAGGCTGTGGATGCTTGGTACGAACGAGGCGACGAGACCGCATCGCCGCCTGCCCTGGTCGACGAAGGCGATATCCTCACCAAGATTGAAGCGAGCTGGAACAAGCACTCGCGGACATTTCGTGACGTCGTCAATCTGCTTTCCACGACAGACAATCCAGCCGCACTGCCCCTCGCATATCGCTTACAGACCACACTCCGATAG